A section of the Megasphaera vaginalis (ex Bordigoni et al. 2020) genome encodes:
- the metF gene encoding methylenetetrahydrofolate reductase [NAD(P)H] — translation MTASPSFPDRKTFSLEVFPPKAASPLEPMIAVLRELSELKPDFISVTCGANGQGGTRTAEVAEKIITDCKLTAVPHLTCLNLTAAEVLAVLNDYRQRRITNLLALRGDSVPGLEPAAVFPHAIDLIRFIKEQTGDEFNIAAACYPEGHLQATSLDDDIHYMKEKEAAGAGKFLSQLFFDNTIFYRFRERTAAAGITAPIEAGIMPVTSKSQIERMIALCGASLPQKFRRAIDAYGDDPTAMQDIGIAYAIDQIADLLANDVDGIHVYTMNNPDVTRKIKDRIQSLL, via the coding sequence ATGACCGCCAGCCCCTCATTTCCTGACAGAAAAACATTTTCTCTTGAAGTCTTCCCGCCCAAAGCGGCTTCGCCGCTTGAACCGATGATCGCCGTCCTGCGTGAACTGAGCGAATTAAAGCCCGATTTCATCAGCGTCACCTGCGGTGCCAACGGGCAAGGCGGAACGCGAACAGCGGAAGTCGCAGAAAAAATCATAACCGACTGCAAGCTGACCGCCGTCCCCCACCTGACTTGCCTAAACCTGACCGCCGCAGAGGTACTTGCCGTACTCAATGATTATCGCCAACGGCGTATTACCAATCTCCTGGCGCTCCGCGGCGACAGCGTTCCCGGACTTGAACCGGCCGCCGTCTTTCCTCACGCCATTGATCTGATCCGCTTCATCAAAGAACAAACAGGCGATGAATTCAACATTGCCGCCGCCTGCTATCCTGAGGGGCACCTTCAGGCTACCAGCCTTGACGACGACATTCATTATATGAAGGAAAAAGAAGCAGCCGGCGCCGGCAAATTTTTATCTCAACTGTTCTTTGATAATACCATCTTCTACCGCTTTCGCGAGCGAACCGCCGCTGCCGGTATAACCGCGCCGATTGAAGCCGGCATCATGCCGGTTACAAGCAAGAGTCAAATCGAACGGATGATCGCACTTTGCGGCGCATCGCTGCCGCAAAAATTCCGCCGTGCCATCGACGCGTACGGCGACGACCCGACCGCCATGCAGGATATCGGCATCGCCTATGCCATCGACCAAATTGCCGACCTTCTGGCCAACGACGTCGACGGCATCCATGTGTATACGATGAATAATCCTGATGTTACGCGAAAAATCAAGGACCGTATCCAATCACTGTTATGA